In Dermacentor silvarum isolate Dsil-2018 chromosome 10, BIME_Dsil_1.4, whole genome shotgun sequence, the genomic stretch CCGACTATAATTTTCAAAAGAGCTCTTCTGGTTTGCACGAAAAGTTGGGATGGCCGTCACTTGAAAACAGGCGAAAATATCTCTTTCTTTAATAATGTTCTTAACAATAACACTGGCATTCAAAAAGAGAAATACACGAAGAAGCCCAGCTACATTTCCGCCCGCACTGACCACCCCATAAAAGCACACGAATACAGTTGCCCAATAAGCGCATTCAAATGTAGCTTTTTTCCACGAACAGTCCATcactggatgatgatgatgatgataagtggttcttgagggaaagggaaaggttggcgctatcttcagcagcccttgagggagcacggctcagcgccacacTGGAACGGTCTACCTGCGCAAATTGCTACTGCCCCTCTCACATTATTTATAACGGCGTTGCAGAACCGCGTGTTAATATGAGTGCAATATTGCGTGTCTTTGTATGTTTTATTCCTTTTGTTTAATATTCCCTTTGTTGATTATTCCCTACGATGTTAGCCCAGATCACTATATTGAGATGATGTTATTTTGTATGTGCGTGACATGCTTGCTCATCTGTATATAATAGTTTGTTTTTGCTGTTTACTCAGTGCACATGTATTTTAGATGCTTTATATACTGCATCATTTGCCTAACTTATAGTATATGTCTCTTgttatttatttctgatgttcccccctacaataatgccctagaAGGCGCTGTAGGTATTTTATATATGAAAAATGAAGGCTTCGGCATCAGGGTGACAgtgatatatatattttttgttattAGTTCAAATCAGACCAGTAGGTCTAGGTTATGTTACGAGTCGCACCAAACTTCACGAGCGAATTCGACGGACAAAGCTGTAAGAAAGACATGTTATTTTCTTCTTCATTTTCGAGCAGCACAAGAACTGTTCTTCGATTTGTGTCACCCTGTAGCACTAATTTCGTAATCGGTCTCGGTGAACGAACACGGATGAATGACCAGATTTTGGTTTTGGTGCACGCTATACTGTCGTGAATGGCATAAACGTATTTCGTCGCTGTCACTGTGATTACGCCTAATGAGGTCTGTGGGCGTTCTCGTTTCAGAAAATGAATGGCGGCATGGCGTCGGGGCCCAGTGATCTCAACGGCATCCAAGTTGAAATCCCCTGCGTGGATTTCGGACGGCTCTCGGCAAGGATCGAGAGCATTTCGCTGAAGTTTAAGGCCTGCGGAGTAGACCTGGACAAGCCGTGCAGCAAGATTGCGGACAACGCGAGCCGCTGCTGGATAACAGGGCACCTGCCTGCACTGAACGAAGCGATGCGGGACGCTGCGATGCATTTGTTCGAACGTGCTCCCGGCAAGTTAGCTCTGAGCTCGGTTCCAGACGCCAACTTAGACCACCAGAACCCTGAGAGCACCCTCCTCGAAAGCGTCACGTTAGTGTATTCGCTGCTGAAAGAGCACCGGTGCATCACGCGCCTGGACGTGGGTAACACAGCAGTTTTGTTCTGCTACTTCCCTGTGCTGCTTTGCAAAGCACTGCCGCAGAACAAAGGACTTGAACAGGTACGAGTTCACCCCGACGACGTCAGAGGTGTTTGGCGCGACACGCGCGCTTTGACTATCCTGTCGTCCGCCCTGGCAAAGCTGTCTCCGGGACTCGATGTCTTGGAAGTCAACGAGCTAATGCCGACTGTCGAGTCGGTGGGAGGTGTCGCTGAGGCGGTTAGGAAGGGCAGCTTGCGCCACCTCGTTATTAAGAATGGCACGTCGAGCAAGATTGGGAGCAGATTGTTCCGCGCCGTCAGGTATTCTTCCTCATTGAGCGTGCTCGAAATCGGGGGTACCAAGAAACTAGCATTATCGAGCGCCGTCATCTTGTCAGATGCATTGAAGCGTAACAAAACGCTCCGAAAACTTTCGATAGAGTGGTTAGCAAAAGACGCGGTCGGAACGCTGCTCAAATCCCTGAAAGAGAACACGACCTTGGAGGAGCTGTCACTTGTCTACTCGTACGACGAACCGAACTCCATCCTTTGGGAAGGCTTCGAGGCTGCGCGTGTGAATCGTGTACTTAAGTGCCTGAAGCTCGTTGGTGTTAATTTGATCAATAGCTGCGCGCTAACCATCGCAGATATTCTGAGGGAGAATGACGCGCTTCAGGAAGTCTGCTTGTCCGAGAACAGCATCACTGATCTCGGAGCTAGCGCGCTAGCCAAGGCCTTGCAACAAAACTCGACCTTAAAGCGTCTGGACATATCTGAGTGCACGTTGAGTTGTGACGCCTTGTCCAGCTTCGTAGAATCGCTCTCACTCAACACCACGGTCGAGTGCGTTCGACTCGGCGCTGTTGACGTTCCGGAGACTTGGACGCCGAGTTCGCCCCTTACTGCGAACCACTGCGCTCGCCTGGATGTAACGTGGAACGCGTCTGGTCTGGAAGACTGGGCTGCGTCGCTACGACAAGGGGAACACCATTTTTCTCGACTTTGCGTTGGCTGGACTGGGGATGCCAATTCGTCCGGCGTCATTCACTGGTTTGCCGCTGTGAGCGCGAGTGGCGTTTTTCTCACAGAGCTCGTCATCAACTGTCCCGCAGCAGTCGCTCAGGAGTGCAGCGAAGCTGTGGTGTCCTTTCTGGAGACCACTCGTTCTTTGAAGAAGCTTAGCGTGGATTTGGCGGACCACTCTTATAGCTATGTGGCTGCCATCGTACGAGGTCTTGTCCGTAACAAAAGCGTCAGCGAAGCCAAATTCCGCCAGTCCTACCTCATAGACCGTGTCGCCAAAGCGCTTCAAGAACTATTGCGTACGAACCGGACCTTGCAACGTCTGGCGTTCAAGGCTTACTTAAACAGAGGGCATGCCGTCCAGTCTCTGGCGCGCGCTTTGGAGGACAACTTTGTTCTTATGTCGTTCGATTTTGACGACCCGCCTCTCGTCAGCTTGTATCCCATCCTGAGCATCCTTAACAGGAATCAGTCGTTTCTCAATCGTGCCGTCGACTGCGTGTTGAACTCTTCCGCGGAGGATGACTCTATACGGGCCCTGCGCCTTCTCTGCGAAAGTGAATCGCTGCTCGACGCAGTTGTTGAAGTTTCGGGCAAGGGACGCGATGAATGCAGGAGCCTAGTGCAGGAATCAGTTCGCCGCCTACAGAGCGCGTTGGAAAATTTGTGACGTCGAAAGTGCTGTGGTGACGTTGTCTAGTATAGAAATGACAACTGAAAAGTGTGATTTTTTTCCGTGGATATTCATGCTGTCCTTTTGATATACGCATGCGACTGATTTTGAAGAGGGGTCTGCCCCTCTCCCCcagttgatatatatatatatatatatatatatatatatatatatatatatatatatagattttcACTCTGTGAAGCAGGACGACTAGTGAACCTATTATGTgtttgctgagcacgagatcgcgggatcgaatcccggcggcggcggccgcatttcgatggaggcgaaatgcaagaacgctcgtgtgcttgcgttgtagtgcacgttaaagaaccccaggtggtcaaaattaatccggagccctccactacggcgtgcctcataatcagaactggttttggcgcgtaaaaccccagagacaAGAAAGAACCTGTTATGTGTTCTATTAAAATGACGAaattgtctatatatatatatatatatatatatatatatatatatagagagagagagagagagagagagagagataaatgagatgcgacatgaagggaggttaaccggacggtaggtatccagtttgctaccctgcactggggtaggggtaaggggagacagaaacacaaaagaaaaatgcacacacttagaaagagaggaagattaaaaaaaaacatacacacacaaaggaactcgggagcgtcacagtcgttcaaacaggtcgcttgaccggaagaacttcagtagcgccctcgtcgccttctggtgtgaagaccgtatcagcaggcattctaagatcgtctgctcagtaagcggccggtcgtcgaggcgtgccaactccgtcacgagggactgtctctgggagctgtagcggggacaatgacacaggatatgttggactgtttcctcgctgccgcaactatcacaggcagcactgtcagccattccgatgcggcaagcaaaagcattcgtaaaggatactccaagccacagtcggcagagagcagttgtctcgattcgaggaagtccagatggaatgcgcaGTCGGAGGGATGAgtccaagcggtgcagtcgagtacgctggaaaccaggtgtgttccacatgcatggatcgtgtggcatcacgcgcgagtatgcgaagctttgttgctgcatcggctcttgattatatatatatatatatatatatatatatatatatatatatatatatatataattgaagCAGCAGGGCAGACACCTTACTCTCCTTCATCCACCTCAATCGACCTTAGGAACACTCAATCCTTCGTCTACCTTAGTCTACTTCCACATTAATGCAATTCATTTCAGTGTATTACCCTAAAGACCCCGTTGGGGTTATTACATAAGGTGTGGTTAACGTGTACGAGTGTACACAAGAAAAGGTGTTACGGTGAAATACAAGTTCGAATAGTTTCTAGAAATTCTGAATGACATGTGATGGCAGCGGCATTGAAGGGTACGTCGTTTCAGTCTCTCGCAGCCcgaggaaaaaaaatgaagcttgaAATGTGACAGTTCGTGTGCGAGGACGAGCAACTTGCAGTCGATGGCTGGTGCGCTGTGCCATGCGTGAAGGTGATGGCGTCATGTAAGGTGGGCAGCTTAGCGagctgtaaaagaatttgtgataCAGAGAGAGCGTGGCGATACGAGGACGAAAAGCTAGAGATGTCAAGCTTGATTCTGCCTTTAAGCGTGAAACGCTGATGTTATAGGAATATGAAGAATGAATCAATCTAGTCGCATGATTATGAAATCATTCGAGTGCATTGTTGACATATGTTCGGTGAGGGTTTCAAATGGCATCATATTCCAGTTGTGGTCTGACAAGTGATTTGTATGGAAGTAGTTTGACGAGCTGCGCAGCATGACGAAGGTGACGTCTCATGAATCCTAGGGTCTTGTTTGCTGACGAAATTTCGTTAGTCTCATGCGCATTCCGTGAAAGGTCGTGGGACAGGGTTACGCCTAAGTACTTATACGCTAGAACTGTTTCCACTGGGACGTTTGCGATTGCGTACGTAGAGAAATAGGGATTGCGACGGCGGGAAATTGAAATAAATTTGCACTTGTTAGGGTTTGTGGGAGGACGCTCGGATCCGGGtcatcacgtccgggtcacctaTTGTGGGAGGATGTCTGGTTCACGATCTCCCACATATTTATTTCTTCGTCGGTCGAGCACAGACGAAATCACCGAACGCACTGGTCCGACCGTTCCTTGTTCTAGCTTATATAACGAATAAAAGAATTCGTTAAGAATTCTTTTATTCACTGTACTACGTGAGGATCTACGTTCAATCGGGATAATTTTATTAGTAAGTGGTTAGGAGGCACTGTGTCAAAGGTTTTAGAGTAGTCTAGAAAGATGGCATCGGTTTGAACGTTGTTATCAAGGTTAACGTGCAGATCACGAAGGAAGATAGCTAGTTGTTTCACATGAAAACCCCTTACGAAAACCGTGTTGAGAAGTATGAAAGAAGTTTATTGAGTCTAAAAAGTTCATGATATGCGAatatatgacatgttccatgattttgcaagggacactagttaatgaaatggggcggtagtttaAGGGGGagtcttcgcttttttttttctatgattgACACTATGCCATCCATCGAAAACAAAAATAATGGGTGGCATATGAGATGATAAGTTAGTAGTAGCGGAGGGGCTGGAGTGGTAGTTTCTTttgtacacgaaaaaaaaaatgctgtattgAAAATATCAGCGCACTCGGCATCCGTGGCTGTGTCGCCTGCTGCATTCTTCACGCTGATAGTGCGAGCTTCTTGAAGATTTAAAATGCGCCAGAATTGCCGAGAATTTCGAGTAAGTAGCTAGGGTAGGtcgatgttaaaaaaaaaaaaaaattagcagtgcgAACGGCACTCAGGTAGGCGTTCTCTGCGATGTAGTACAGTTTGACCATGCCTCGGTGCTTCCAAGACGCGTGGCTAGTCGGAAGcgacgttttttctttcttttcaagcgTCCTTAGTGCTTTGGTGAACCATGACTTATTTTGATTTGTGTGCATAGTTATTCTTGGTATATATTTGTTTACGAGTTCATTCATTTTTGTTTCTAAATAGTGTCCAGTTTTTATGACGTGAGTGCATAGGAAATAATGTCTCGAAGGTTGAAAAGAAGTCACCTAACTCATTAAGAGCTTCGTAGTTCCCTTTATCATATAAGCATATAATTTTGTTGGATTTTTATTGCGGCGTGGGTTGCAAGGTGAAGGTGGCATGGATTACTCTATGATCGCTGACCTCACGGAGGTAAGTTATCGATGATAGAGTGTCGGGATGGCTGGTTAGTATAAGGTCGAGTACATTAGAGGTGTCTTTTGTAACCCGCGTAGACTCTATTATAGGGTGAGTTAAAGCACACATTAACACATTGTTTAACAGCATCATTCGCTACGATTAAAGCAGTATTGTTAGTCCAGTTCAATTGCGGAAAATTAAAGTCACCAGAAGGCAGGATCTCTGCGTTAGGGTGTTTTTCACTAATTTTGCTCAAGATGTTATTAAGTTTATGCGAGAAATCGATAATGTTATGTGGTGGCCTGTAGCAAACGCCCGAGAGAACAGTCTGCGGTGAAGCGTGGTAGATTAGCCATAATATTTCCAAGTCAGACTCGATGGTTGCAAGCGAGCACGATAAATGATGATGCGCGGCGATAAGCACACCACCACCTCGTGAGATTTTGCGGTATTGCCGGTAAATGCAGAGGTTTTGCAGATCAGCAAGAACCTCGGTATCGGTAATGTCGTCAGTTAGCCAGGTTTCAGTTATTATCAGTAAATTACTATTAGACGACAACACGAGGTGAGACAGAATATCGCGTCTAGGACGGAAGCTGCGTGCCTTGGCAAAAATCACGGAAGAGCAAAGGTTAGCTCGTGTTGATACTGTAGGGCAGGGGAGTTTGCCGCGGCGAGGTGACTGCTATTgcaattccttcacaatctgtGTGCGTTCTTCAAAAACGTAGTGGTTATTACCCATGAACAGGGTTTCAAAGCGCAAGAAATAAAGTGCCGATTTCCTGTTTGCGAATGCAACTATAGGCGTCTGCTGGTAAATTGAACAGGACGTGTAAAATCCTCGCCAACGCAGAAGCTCGTACCTTTAAACTTGCGGCCGGTTTAAACTTGCGACTGCTTATTTTGTTCTGTGAAATGTCAATTTCACTATTATGGGGTGGTTACGATTACCTGCGCGATTGCCCAAGCGGTGTGCACGCTTGATTTCTTTCGGGGTCAAGCGTGATGTTCATATGTTTACGACAGTGGTCATTGATTATATCCTCCGAGTGCGCAAACGACTCTGATGTCCCTTCATCATCATTCACCATCTTTATCATCAGCCTACTTTTAGGTCCACTGTAGgatgaaagcctctccctgcgatctccaattacccctgtcttgcgctagctgattccaacttgcgcctgcaaatttcctaacttcatcaccccacctagttttccgccgtcctcgactgcgcttcccttctcttggtacccattttgtaactctaatggttcaccggttatccatcctacccataacatggcctggccagctccatttttacagcgaagctgttaagggctcagtcttcgatggtcgtgtccgcgtgtagaaaaaaaaaactcattggccgtgtgctgtatgtgcgagtgaaagcgcgcgagggacgcgcgctttcagggggagcgaccgcacggcggagagcaaacgcgacttgttccgtcacgcgaaaggccgtggagggacgggagggagggagggaggggaggcgacgtttagctgcggcatcaaatgcgtatcttgcgaccgggggcaaggggaactggctactcaatcacccgcgcgaaaggaggaaaacgggaaggcagcgagggaggaggaggaggaaagagaaaggcagaaggcagggaggttaaccagaataacgtccggttggctaccctataccgggggaatgggaaaggggaacacaaagatgacagggagaggagggaaggaaagaagggaaattagtgGTGAGTTGGCTGAAGCGTGTTATTGCTTGTACTCTGCGCGGCAacgcgcggtcgcgcgcaccgtttcttgaaagcgatatgcaacacggctcctacctttgtatgcactgtgcgttcgccgctcagtttccgttgaagcgatagaccgcatgaacctttgctcgctgctgctggcccgcttgctcacgccagcttttcgacagcggttgtctgcggtcatcgagtgtgatctattcatgtttgcgtgtgtgcgctgacactatccttgttaattcagttagtaagcgaatgtgtccaagtatgtatacagccgataaagctactatccttactctgtatagctcgctactaatttgctaacgcaattgatgcttcgcaacgcgcagaactgttgtcgacggcggcggcgttttgcccgcgttcgcactgaacgcgcgcgacgttcgtgacgtgtttatgaagaacgtgccaacctttgccgtacacgcTACGGCgctgtaccgtagcgaccataaggccatggtccctgtggtcagtaaataaatgaaaaccaccggatcacatatatttctcattctttaatagttcaaataaccaattacaccatcacatcttaatagtcataattaggaatacataattcccaccatagtacagcatCGCTCGTCTTCCGTCTCCACcccagtgaaagggctgacagtttttttttctgatgtctCAATgtaccctaatccaccttaatcagcCCTAatccttaatccatcttaatctacttaatcctccttcatccagcTTAGTCgatcttaatccaccttaatgcgccctaatccaccttaatcatccCTAATCCTCCTTAAGACACCTTAAACCACCTTCATCGACCTTAATCAGACTTCATCCACCATCCGCCTTAATCCTTCATCCACCTGAATAGGTCGCTTCTTCAGcacctgaaggcgacagacttgtgTGCGAGACTGTAGACATGCTGCACCtagcttagtgcatgtgaaagtgccatcaagactcgtgtcttctctctttctttctttcgctcccCCATCCCCCtctccacgtgtagggtagcaaactggacaaagtttggttaatctccctgcctttccttcctctcctctctctctctctctctcttaattgGTGGATTGGTGGATAGACTGCGACGTAATGCTCATCTATCAATGATTTTGACACTTATGTTAAGAAACTTATACATATTGTGCTCATCGCATAttaagctcatcgaggcgctgacacgtactgataatgtcagcgatggtagtggggttcagcactacAAGATCATTGAATGCCAGCGTCCCAATACCCTTGAGTAgatggcgtacacggtcactctctggcatcgaggtgttcacgcggcggcagagggcgaGCACGTCCTCtgtgtacgaagtgtacgactcgcccgagcgctggacacgctcagcaagcttcttcttggcaatatcggagcggacagaagagttcgcgaaaatctggcgtaggtGGTGTTTAAACGTGGTACAGTTGACGAAATCGAGCTCGTGGTTATAAAACCAAGttcttgcgacgccggtgaggtagaaggcgacgtgcctaagtttttcagattcgttccagtggttaaagtcactcacgcgctcgtatagctctaaccagtcttcaacgtcttcaccgggaaggccagcaaacaccggtggatacttctgaggggtggtgaccgtccaagcaggggttcccgccggagcaggcaaggtggatgtcgcggtagtggcctgctggtcttgagacatggtcgagtgcagttggtagaggcggcgacccgagcggagctccagggcatagcctcctatattttttaaatataggaggctatgtccagggatgtagcgtaagTGAATCTGGAGAGAGACCGGCACGGAGAGGACGAAGGAACCGGACAGCAaactccaccacttgcgagacaaggtttaggcagtcagactctcctTTATTCcctcgagcgagagccccactaccaggccccaaaacggtgatgatgattatgtacagatgagaatatgaaacgtatgaataatgctcacaatatatacgTAGGCTACAGTGGATTCACTTTCGTCGACGCaacttttaacgcgacagcattaagggccccgtgtcgcagaaagtccggcgtcggcatcggtgtcggtGTGGGCATTGGCACACCGCAGTCCTTGGCGGAAAtgatcatccccaaccaccccgaccgcgcaggccctccgcgtggcgcaaggcgttagtgaacaaaattgaatttctcaaagtaacattcgtcagaaaaatcgtaaagtacgacttaaccacaacctacagacgtgatagcgccggattgaatttgaatatacgagaaaacataattctcatacgccgaaactcaaacacaaaccccttttccagcttttGTATATTTCATACAGTGGCGCGCCACGGTTACTTCCTTGACaaaacgccatccagatggcgctcgcctcctcggcagccatCCTTGTGAAGAAAGCatattttactcgttggcgctgaacgtcacatccgttacaggaagttcaTCGCGGACCCCCGCATAAAACACTTTAAACACAGTTAAAAACTATGCATGCCATTTGATTGCCTTTATACAAAAAGGTTTGTCATATTGAACAAAAAGTCAATAAATGTGCGACCGAATTTCTGTATTGACTACGGTTAAGGCCGCTTCTTCCTCATGTTTCTCCTCTCAAACGAAAGTTCTCTCCTCAAAGAGTTCCTGAAACGATTTCTTACACCTAAACATGGTGTAAGGAATGCTTTCTCGTAAGGTTTTGTGTCAGCGTGCTACAATAAAACAGGTACGAGTGGTTGAATATTACACACTTCTTATGTAGCAGCGTTCTCCCTTAACTCTTACACCGTTCGACCATTGCCTCTATTTGTCCTGCCTCCTTGGCCATAATGTCTTGCGGTGCAAGAAGTGTTGTCTTCTTCGGATTGAGTCAAACAGAATCTGTTCCTGCGTTTCCTACGCAGCATTCTTGTTAAAAGAATTTTTCGCGACGAACTTCGCGCG encodes the following:
- the LOC119465985 gene encoding NLR family CARD domain-containing protein 3 gives rise to the protein MNGGMASGPSDLNGIQVEIPCVDFGRLSARIESISLKFKACGVDLDKPCSKIADNASRCWITGHLPALNEAMRDAAMHLFERAPGKLALSSVPDANLDHQNPESTLLESVTLVYSLLKEHRCITRLDVGNTAVLFCYFPVLLCKALPQNKGLEQVRVHPDDVRGVWRDTRALTILSSALAKLSPGLDVLEVNELMPTVESVGGVAEAVRKGSLRHLVIKNGTSSKIGSRLFRAVRYSSSLSVLEIGGTKKLALSSAVILSDALKRNKTLRKLSIEWLAKDAVGTLLKSLKENTTLEELSLVYSYDEPNSILWEGFEAARVNRVLKCLKLVGVNLINSCALTIADILRENDALQEVCLSENSITDLGASALAKALQQNSTLKRLDISECTLSCDALSSFVESLSLNTTVECVRLGAVDVPETWTPSSPLTANHCARLDVTWNASGLEDWAASLRQGEHHFSRLCVGWTGDANSSGVIHWFAAVSASGVFLTELVINCPAAVAQECSEAVVSFLETTRSLKKLSVDLADHSYSYVAAIVRGLVRNKSVSEAKFRQSYLIDRVAKALQELLRTNRTLQRLAFKAYLNRGHAVQSLARALEDNFVLMSFDFDDPPLVSLYPILSILNRNQSFLNRAVDCVLNSSAEDDSIRALRLLCESESLLDAVVEVSGKGRDECRSLVQESVRRLQSALENL